One genomic segment of Linepithema humile isolate Giens D197 chromosome 5, Lhum_UNIL_v1.0, whole genome shotgun sequence includes these proteins:
- the LOC105668118 gene encoding cytochrome b-c1 complex subunit 10, which yields MTLRLGRKHVELAAKWLPSALTYGTGASLALLYFTDWKVVVQHIPFYGSKFEANQ from the exons ATGACTCTACGGTTAGGTCGAAAACACGTCGAATTAGCTGCAAAATG gttGCCAAGCGCATTGACATATGGAACTGGTGCATCTCTAGCATTGTTATACTTTACTGATTGGAAAGTAGTGGTACAACATATTCCTTTCTATGGTTCCAAATTTGAGGCTAACCAATAG
- the LOC105668148 gene encoding uncharacterized protein, producing MALSRELLKRLNSEDNPLPKRLKLAETAFSAVNLPLTRKEDLLLEWLCKQCVTNQHTWRTLNNCLKSSHIDIKINVKQYLIDVLIKTLNNDMKDEYEEVLECCSLVLTNNSLRQYFTNKPKNLGIFVKAFLNSILKHSKHTTQEEFSKPHESCLLSSAENNAIISIVESLMQIYKQMMTAKDELRLIFINNILFPLCNLIDHRHIDNTNKLGIATYKCIQQLLLGKSKSMQNKQTVESSQAIFSDLFYMLSENVETLNLESNILTYKFIFRAVIGTYKSDAAVLDVFFRNLINSSGKYKWEILNTSLNLLNDVMLDFDNIIEDVTLSEYFQKFISDILTHDDITCVHYGILIQLSYINPLLIERNISDILNKILLKEQTIDHTNLLIAILHASTKLRREQKFMTQLLISLKLITTKKIYKTNTSTFLSKEFRIKLIKTISNFSTSQTIATLKTLTYYLNTDCLELLQDNTSCKNILLLKVTIELLIILFEGMQIFEYTRILSVHEKFVNNLDVLQNALSLLINKALCLAHNKSVIILLLSAVLSLSEMQNMLKYYMPKGAIMRKLSFPILDDSWQQLIQRITNFGEDNCKNIMNKLILHRIRLNISNEPVKLDSLIDGLEYFWSTILKHETNILSLLRDKEISKITYLLLTDMTSSEKNFHEWLDTLNNEYVQENRYFVMYLLSHILAQIGQYLSMGSTSSITEQINSKLLLEVEHCDKLLEVLQIVKEQISQEQWVQTTNATSCKIELHLEILLHLPMIYLNSNVKTLVFLIVYSISRECKENDKISTLCNMIFSDLLEKAGIDIFQYIEPTIFIKQLPQNKTFSKACEVSLRNVTTYATLKNLIKSCADCKESMCIVLECMEVVRSKLNTEQKVIFRKAERKLAKAILKILPEEINDTLDIKCLQAVLKVTIPTGKVSINLKKLTELTLKNIFAAKENSSNTDGTLLQESVKLTIIVLQHRKAFEIQEMTIKNIWFVMLKHSCKNLLEPLLMSTGLKEFYELLKLLHDETVNSLLQADEAVWTNSFVIWNSIIKTNMNAKRNKMRLVAINNLFQIILSLYIPDNYWSGLLHLSHDIIGAKHLLIPDITVDLIILIGLKSLDKVKISWCEDVLAICGTLIKIRTNLITDRLPNLLLLYRNVINIIVHASKSVADKFDEHRFRCLALDIEKLTGLLIKLKKDMIRLSPYVIADFLQLIVEGTIPFYIKMALHNSLCQLIGICDQHGIAFLSRTLPTSLQEVFKAQLDTFNKFYKYSGKV from the exons atggCGTTGTCAAGAG AATTATTAAAGCGTTTGAATTCAGAAGACAATCCTTTACCGAAACGATTAAAATTAGCAGAAACTGCATTTTCTGCTGTGAATCTACCACTTACTCGGAAAGAGGATTTACTTCTGGAATGGCTATGTAAACAATGTGTTACAAATCAACATACTTGGAGAACactaaataattgtttaaaatcttCTCATATCGACATTAAGATCAATGTCAAACAATATTTGATTGATGTGctcataaaaacattaaacaatgATATGAAAGATGAATATGAAGAAGTTCTGGAGTGCTGCAGTTTAGTTCTTACTAACAATAGTTTGCggcaatattttacaaataaaccaAAGAATTTAGGTATCTTCGTAAAAGCTTTCTTAAACAGTATATTGAAACACTCCAAACATACAACACAAGAGGAATTCAGCAAACCACATGAATCATGTCTATTATCATCTGCAGAAAATAACGCAATAATAAGTATTGTTGAAAGTCTAATGCAAATATACAAACAAATGATGACTGCTAAAGATGAattgagattaatttttataaataatattttgtttcctttatgcaatttaattgACCATAGACACATAGATAACACAAACAAGCTTGGTATAGCAACATACAAATGCATTCAGCAGTTGCTGCTAGGAAAAAGCAAATCTATGCAAAATAAACAGACTGTAGAAAGTAGTCAAGCAATTTTCTCAgatctattttatatgttatctGAAAATGTGGAAACATTAAATCTTGagagtaatattttaacatataaatttatttttcgtgcTGTAATAGGCACTTATAAATCAGACGCTGCTGTATTGGATGTGTTTTTCAGAAATCTAATTAACTCTTCGGGAAAATATAAATGGGAAATTTTGAATACTTCTCTCAATCTGTTAAATGATGTAATGCTTGATTTCGATAATATCATAGAAGATGTCACACTATCtgaatattttcagaaatttataagTGACATTTTAACACATGACGACATAACATGTGTGCATTATGGAATACTTATACAACTTTCATATATCAATCCACTTCTGatagagagaaatatttcagACATTTTAAACAAGATACTTTTGAAAGAGCAAACTATTGATCATACAAacttattaattgcaattttgcatGCCAGCACAAAATTGAGACGAGAACAAAAGTTTATGACACAATTGTTAATATCATTGAAGCTAATtacaacaaagaaaatatataagacaAATACGTCCACATTTCTTTCAAAggaatttagaataaaattgataaaaacaattagCAATTTTTCCACTTCGCAAACGATAGCaactttaaaaacattaacatattatttaaacacaGATTGTCTGGAATTGTTACAGGATAATACTTCAT gtaaaaatatattattattgaaggTAACAATAGAATTGcttattatactttttgaaGGGATGCAAATTTTTGAGTATACCAGAATATTGTCTGTCCATGAAAAATTTGTCAACAATTTGGATGTACTGCAAAATGCTTTATCactattaataaacaaagcaTTGTGTTTAGCTCATAATAAAAGTGTTATTATACTACTGCTCAGTGCAGTGCTATCACTGAGTGAAATGCAGAATatgttgaaatattacatGCCAAAAGGTGCCATTATGAGGAAATTATCTTTTCCAATTCTGGATGATTCTTGGCAGCAGTTAATCCAAAGAATAACCAACTTTGGAGaagataattgcaaaaatatcatG aataaacttattttacatcgtataagattaaatatatcaaatgaACCTGTTAAACTCGATAGTTTAATAGATGGCCTTGAGTATTTTTGGAGCACAATCTTGAAACATGAGACAAATATACTTTCGTTGTTACGTGACAAGGAAATATCCAAAATAACATATCTATTGTTGACTGATATGACATCAAGTGAAAAGAATTTTCATGAATGGCTTGAcacattaaataatgaatacgTACAAGAAAATAGGTACTTTGTAATGTACCTCCTAAGTCATATTCTTGCCCAAATTGGACAATACTTGTCAATGGGATCTACAAGCTCCATTACAGAGCAGATTAATTCT aaattgttGTTGGAGGTCGAGCATTGTGATAAATTGCTAGAAGttttgcaaattgtaaaaGAGCAGATATCACAAGAACAATGGGTACAAACAACAAATGCAACTTCCtgtaaaattgaattacattTGGAAATATTGCTTCATTTACCGATGATATATCTTAACTCTAATGTAAAAACATTAGTTTTTCTCATTGTATACTCCATTAGCAGAGAATgtaaagaaaatgataaaatatcgacGTTATGCAATATGATATTTTCtg atttattagaaaaagcTGGCATcgacatatttcaatatatagaaccaacaatatttataaaacaattaccacagaataaaacattttcaaaagctTGCGAAGTTTCTCTTCGCAATGTGACAACATATGCCACTTTAAAGAATCTCATAAAGAGTTGTGCTGACTGCAAGGAATCTATGTGTATTGTTCTAGAATGCATGGAAGTCGTgagatcaaaattaaatactgaacaaaaagttatttttagaaaagcagaaagaaaattagccaaagctattttaaaaatattacctgAAGAAATAAACGATACtttagatataaaatgtttgcaaGCAGTATTAAAAGTAACTATTCCAACTGGTAAAGTTAgcattaatttgaaaaaattaactgaACTAActctcaaaaatatatttgca gCAAAAGAAAATTCAAGCAATACAGATGGCACATTGTTGCAAGAAAGTGTGAAGTTGActattattgttttacaaCATCGTAAAGCATTCGAAATCCAAGAAATGACCATCAAGAACATATGGTTCGTAATGTTAAAACAttcttgcaaaaatttactCGAACCCCTATTGATGTCTACaggattaaaagaattttatgagCTGTTAAAACTGCTGCATGACGAaaca gTCAATAGTTTATTACAAGCAGATGAGGCAGTATGGACAAATTCGTTTGTCATTTGGAATAGTATAATAAAGACGAACATGAATGCCAAACGTAATAAAATGCGTTTGGTTGCGATCAATAATCTAttccaaattatattatcattgtaCATTCCTGATAATTATTGGTCAGGCCTGTTGCATTTGTCTCATGACATAATCGGTGCCAAGCACTTACTTATTCCCGACATTACAGTTGatcttattatattgattGGTTTAAAGTCACTtgacaaagtaaaaatatcatGGTGTGAAGACGTTCTTGCTATATGCGGAACACTGATAAAAATCAGAACAAACTTAATAACGGACAGATTAcctaatttattacttttgtataggaatgtaataaatatcattgttCACGCATCAAAAAGCGTAGCGGATAAATTCGATGAACACCGATTTAGATGTCTTGCACTTGATATTGAAaa ACTTACAGGGCtgctgataaaattaaaaaaagacatgaTTCGTCTAAGCCCATATGTGATCGCTGATTTCTTACAACTAATTGTGGAAGGCACTATACCTTTCTACATTAAG aTGGCTTTGCATAATTCTCTCTGCCAATTGATTGGCATCTGTGATCAACACGGAATCGCCTTTTTATCTCGTACATTACCGACGTCGTTGCAGGAAGTCTTTAAAGCGCAATTAGATACGTTCAATAAGTTTTACAAATACTCCGGCAAAGTTTAA